A stretch of the Ornithodoros turicata isolate Travis chromosome 4, ASM3712646v1, whole genome shotgun sequence genome encodes the following:
- the LOC135391483 gene encoding uncharacterized protein LOC135391483 isoform X1 — translation MPIPPLLHVFGRSTESTATFAEARPPNHLLIFLSKFKNILTSHTFKAQEKFTFCLTCEICTKNISTPLRPRAYHLSEPPADVSFQCSKYFYLTHIQGFHLCSPSL, via the exons ATGCC GATTCCCCCCTTACTTCACGTTTTCGGAAGGAGCACAGAATCCACGGCTACATTCGCAGA GGCACGACCTCCGAACCACCTgttgatatttctttccaaatttaaaaatattttgacCTCACACACATTCAAG GCTCAAGAAAAGTTCACGTTTTG TCTTACATGCGAAATTTGTACTAAAAATATTTCAACCCCACTCAGGCCAAG GGCGTATCATCTCTCCGAACCACCTGccgatgtttctttccaatgttcaaaatatttttacCTCACACACATTCAAG GATTCCATTTGTGCAGCCCAAGTCTATAA
- the LOC135391483 gene encoding uncharacterized protein LOC135391483 isoform X2, which produces MPARPPNHLLIFLSKFKNILTSHTFKAQEKFTFCLTCEICTKNISTPLRPRAYHLSEPPADVSFQCSKYFYLTHIQGFHLCSPSL; this is translated from the exons ATGCC GGCACGACCTCCGAACCACCTgttgatatttctttccaaatttaaaaatattttgacCTCACACACATTCAAG GCTCAAGAAAAGTTCACGTTTTG TCTTACATGCGAAATTTGTACTAAAAATATTTCAACCCCACTCAGGCCAAG GGCGTATCATCTCTCCGAACCACCTGccgatgtttctttccaatgttcaaaatatttttacCTCACACACATTCAAG GATTCCATTTGTGCAGCCCAAGTCTATAA
- the LOC135391482 gene encoding uncharacterized protein LOC135391482 isoform X2, whose protein sequence is MSYVHCFTTQLAHSRARPPNHLLIFLSKFKNILTSHTFKAQEKFTFCLTCEICTKNISTPLRPRAYHLSEPPADVSFQCSKYFYLTHIQELRSPSTSHRWRKSTFMYLLPSCIVAG, encoded by the exons ATGTCATATGTTCATTGCTTTACCACTCAACTTGCACATTCCAGGGCACGACCTCCGAACCACCTgttgatatttctttccaaatttaaaaatattttgacCTCACACACATTCAAG GCTCAAGAAAAGTTCACGTTTTG TCTTACATGCGAAATTTGTACTAAAAATATTTCAACCCCACTCAGGCCAAG GGCGTATCATCTCTCCGAACCACCTGccgatgtttctttccaatgttcaaaatatttttacCTCACACACATTCAAG agCTCCGTTCTCCTTCAACTTCACATAGGTGGAGAAAGAGCACTTTCATGTACCTTCTTCCAAGCTGCATCGTAGCCGGCTAG
- the LOC135391482 gene encoding uncharacterized protein LOC135391482 isoform X1, producing MSYVHCFTTQLAHSRARPPNHLLIFLSKFKNILTSHTFKAQEKFTFCSLTCEICTKNISTPLRPRAYHLSEPPADVSFQCSKYFYLTHIQELRSPSTSHRWRKSTFMYLLPSCIVAG from the exons ATGTCATATGTTCATTGCTTTACCACTCAACTTGCACATTCCAGGGCACGACCTCCGAACCACCTgttgatatttctttccaaatttaaaaatattttgacCTCACACACATTCAAG GCTCAAGAAAAGTTCACGTTTTG CAGTCTTACATGCGAAATTTGTACTAAAAATATTTCAACCCCACTCAGGCCAAG GGCGTATCATCTCTCCGAACCACCTGccgatgtttctttccaatgttcaaaatatttttacCTCACACACATTCAAG agCTCCGTTCTCCTTCAACTTCACATAGGTGGAGAAAGAGCACTTTCATGTACCTTCTTCCAAGCTGCATCGTAGCCGGCTAG
- the LOC135391482 gene encoding uncharacterized protein LOC135391482 isoform X3: protein MPARPPNHLLIFLSKFKNILTSHTFKAQEKFTFCSLTCEICTKNISTPLRPRAYHLSEPPADVSFQCSKYFYLTHIQELRSPSTSHRWRKSTFMYLLPSCIVAG from the exons ATGCC GGCACGACCTCCGAACCACCTgttgatatttctttccaaatttaaaaatattttgacCTCACACACATTCAAG GCTCAAGAAAAGTTCACGTTTTG CAGTCTTACATGCGAAATTTGTACTAAAAATATTTCAACCCCACTCAGGCCAAG GGCGTATCATCTCTCCGAACCACCTGccgatgtttctttccaatgttcaaaatatttttacCTCACACACATTCAAG agCTCCGTTCTCCTTCAACTTCACATAGGTGGAGAAAGAGCACTTTCATGTACCTTCTTCCAAGCTGCATCGTAGCCGGCTAG